TGAGATCGGGTCTGGCTGCTACGGCCGATGTTCAATCCGCCGCGTCGCGGGGGCGTGGCTGGATTGAACGAGACCACGGATTTGGGCTCGCGCGCATGCGCGCGGCCTTTCTCAGGGCGGCTTGGCCGCCTTTTTTCTTGGCTATTGAGCCGCCATTCGTCGCGGATATCGCGAACCCATCCCACCCCTGGCGCGACCCAATCGAGAAGCCCCGCATCGGACGCGCGGGGTTTTTGCCTGCCGTGCTTAATGGGACCTCAACTCTGGTGCCGTAATGTCCCGCCGGTTTGACCAATCGGCGCACGCGGCGCGGCGGGCCTTGGAATTGCCAATGCGAGCGCCCGTTGCGGGCCTCGTTCTCAAGGGGAAGACGGGACACATGTCGAAACGCGTTGCGATGATCATTACCCTCGGCGTGCTCACGAGCGTCTCCGCGCTGGCGCAGACGGACACCATTGGACAGGCCGGTCCCAAGCCGGCGACATCAGGCACGGTGCCGGCCGCGGCGAACCCGGCCCATGCGGCCGCGCCGAAAGCGGCCCCGCCGACGTCTGCCTCGACGCCGGAGAGCCGCTCGGCCGCAGCCCTCGCAATGACGCATGAGCCGACCTATGACGAGGGCTCTGCCCAGCGCATCAAGGACGCGGCGCTGAGCTATTCGGACCTCGCGGTGCGCGGCGGCTGGCCGACGATTCCGGCGGATGCCAAATTCGCTGTCGGCGTCCAGGGTGCCAACGATGATCTGTTGCGCAAGCGGCTGATCGTCTCCGGCGATCTCTCGGCCGAGAAGGGGACCGGCGCCTTCGACCAGGATCTCGCGGACGCCGTGAAGCGTTTTCAGGCCCGCCATGGCCTCGCCCCGACCGGCATGATGACGCCGCGCACGATCGCGGCGATGAACGTGCCGGTGCAGAAGCGGATCCGGCAGCTGGAGGCATCGCTGCAGCGGCTCGAGAACATGAATTTCGGCTTCGGCCAGCGCTATGTCGTGGTCAATATTCCCGCCGCCTTTGCCGAAGCGGTCGAGAACGACGTCGTGGTGCGGCGTTATCGCGTCATCGTCGGCAAGACCGAAAAACCCTCGCCGACGCTGACGGCGCAGATCACCAGCGTCGTGCTCAATCCGACCTGGACGGTGCCGGCCTCGATCGCCAAGACCGAGATCTCCGCGCATATGCGGAAAGAACCGACTTATCTTTCGCGCATGCACATGGAAGTGCTCGACGCCCATGACAATCCGATCGATCCGCATTCGGTCGACTGGTCGGGCACGCACACGCCGAACTTCACCGTGCGCCAGCAAAACGGCACGTTCAACGCGCTCGGCGCGGTCAAGATCGACATGCCGAATTCCTATTCGGTCTACATGCACGACACCAACCAGCGCAATCTGTTCAGCGACGACTATCGCTTCGATTCCCATGGCTGCTCGCGCGTCGACAATGTGCGCGATCTCGCCGCCTGGCTGCTCAAGGACCAGCCGAAATGGAGCCGCGCCGCGATCGATGCGGAGATCGCCACAGGGCAGCATCTTGACGTCGCCATGGCGAAGAAGGTGCCGGTGGCCTGGATCTATCTGACGGCGTGGATGACGAAGGACCAGACCGTCCAGTTCCGCAACGACGTCTATAACCAGGACGAGCAGCTCCTGGAGGCCACTGCCGAAGAGGCGGCGTTCTTCAGCAATGCCGGCGGCCATCCGCTCACCGCGCACATGCATGTGACGCAATAAGCGCCTCTCGCGCCATGCAATCGCGGCACAGGCGGGTGCAAGGCCGCATGCCTTGACGCGGTTGACCCGGGCCCAGCCGGGGCCGCACATTGTGCTCGGCCCATGACGAGCGAGCGCGCGATGCCTGACACTTCCAACCCGACCGAAACACCTTACGCCGACGGCAAGATCCTCAAGCAGGTCACCGACGGCGTCGGCGTCATCATCTTCAACAATCCCGACAAGCGCAACGCGATGTCGCTGGAGATGTGGGAGGGATTTGGCGAGGCGCTGACGGCCTTGCGCGACGACGATGCGGTCCGCGTCGTGATCCTGCGCGGCGCCGGCGGCAAGGCGTTCGTCTCCGGAGCCGATATCAGCCAGTTCGAGAAGACGCGCCACAACGCGGCGGCGTCGGAGGAATACAGCAAGCGCAGCGACGCCCAGCGCGCATTGCTGGCCGATTACCCCAAGCCGACCATCGCCTGCATCCAGGGCTTCTGCCTCGGCGGCGGCATGCAGGTCGCGATGCTCGCCGACATCCGCATCGCCGCGCATGACAGCCAGTTCGGCATTCCCGCCGCGAAGCTCGGCATCGCCTATGGCTTTGACGGCTTGAAGCACCTGGTCTCGCTGGTCGGCCCGTCCTGGGCGCGGCTGTTGATGTATACGGGCATGCGGATCGATTCCGCCGAGGCGCTGCGCATCGGCCTCATCGAACGCGTGTTCCCCGACGATCAGCTCTGGGGCGAGACCATGGCGATCGCCGAGACGATCGCGCACAACGCCCCGCTCGCGATCAAGGCCGCGAAGATCACCATCGCACAGGTGCTGAAGGACGAAAGCCAGCGCGACATGAACGCGATCAAGGCGATCGGCAATGCCTGCATGGATTCGGCGGACTTTCGCGAGGGCCGTCAGGCCTTCATGGAGAAGCGCAAGCCGAAATTCTCGGGGAAATGACGATCCAGTCGTTGCGAGCGCACACCTCTCACCACCGTCATTGCGAGGAGCTCTTGCGACGAAGCAATCCAGAATCTTTCCATGGAGGGATTCTGGATTGCTTCGCTGTGCTCGCAATGACGACGAGGAAAGACCCCCAACGCATTTGGAACCACGAGCCAGGGTGAATAGACATTCACCAAGATTAAATTCCTCTCCTTCCCGCATCGCGATAGCAACTCCTTGATCCGCCGCAAGTTCTCTCGCCACCAACGAGGGAGATCGCGATGAAACTCAAATTTGCTGTTCTTGGTCTGGCTGCCCTGGGCGGAGCTGCGCTGGCGTCGGGACAAGCGCTCGCGGCGATGCCGAACGGCATTCCGCAGGCCGACAAGGTCGCAAGCGGCCCGGCGGCGAATGTCGACCAGGTACGGATGGTCTGCAATGCCTGGGGCCGCTGCTGGTGGCGTCCGAACTACTATGGCGCCTACGGCTATTACGGCGGCCCGCGCCGCTTCTACGGCCCGCGCCCGTGGGGCTACGGCCATCGCCACTGGCGCCGGTGGTGAGCAACGAAGGGGCCGAGGCCCCTTTTCTTTTGCGTCTGACTACAGCGCTCCCAGCACCGCCGTCGTGATATCCGCCGTGCCGTTGCTGCCGCCGAACTCCATCGGCTTGATGCCGCCGGCATAGACCTGGTCGACCGCGCGCTCGATCTGCTCGCCGGCTTCCGCCGCGCTCTCGACGCCGTGCTTGTCGGCGAGCCAGTCCAGCATCATAGCCGCGGACAGGATCATGCCGGTGGGATTGGCCTTGCCCTGCCCCATGATATCGGGGGCGGTGCCGTGGCACGGCTGGAACACGGCGTATTTGTCGCCGATGTCCGCCGACGGCGCCATGCCGAGACCGCCGATCAAACTCGCGGTGATGTCGGAGACGATGTCGCCGAACATGTTCTCCATCACCATCACGTCGAAATCCCAGGGCCGCTTCACCAGCATCGCGGAGCAGGCATCGACATAGAGCCGGTCGGTCTTCACATCGGGATGCTTCTTCTCGATCTCGTCGAAGATGCCGCGGAAGAATGCAAAGGCCTTGAACACGTTCGCCTTGTCGACGCAGGTGAGCGCACCCGGCTTGCCGCGCGCCTTGCGCCGCTCGGCGAGGCGAAACGAGAACTCGAACAGGCGCTCGGAGGTCTTGCGCGTGATCACCATGGTCTCGCGCGCGTCCTCATGGGTGACGACGCCCTTGCCCATCGAGGCGAACAGGCCTTCGGTGGACTCGCGGATCACGACGAGATCGATGCCGCGCTTGTCGGCACCGACGATCGGGCTCGGCACGCCGGGAATGAGTCGCGCCGGACGCACGCCGGCATAGAGATCGAAGATGAAGCGCAGCTCGATCTGCGGCGCGATCTCGGTGTTGTCGGGGTAGCGCACCGACGGCAGGCCGCAGGCGCCCAGCAGGATCGCGTCCGCCTCCTCGCACAGCTTGATCGTGGAGTCGGGCATCGACTTGCCGGTCGCGAGATAATTGTTGGCACCGGCCGGCGCCTCGGTGAAGCGGAAGCGCAAGTCCGATGTCTGCTCGATCTTGCGCAGCACCTCGATGGCCGGTGCCATGACTTCGGGACCGATGCCGTCACCGGCGAGCACGGCAATGTGGAAGGCGTTGTTTGCGGACATTTAGCGAGTTCCTGCGCAAAGGAAGAAGTGGTTCGTCATTGCGAGGAGCGAAGCGACGAAGCAATCCAGACTGTCTCCGCGGAAAGACTCTGGATTGCTTCGCTTCGCTCGCAATGACGAAGAAGAGAGCGTGGGACTACGGCGTCAGCACCGTGCGGCCGACCACCGCGCCCTGCTGCAACTGCAGCAGCGCATCGTTGGCCTTGGCGAGCGGTGCCGTCGTCACCGGGATCGGCGGCACCTTCTTGGTGCGGACCAGATCGAGCAGCTCCTGCGTCTCGCGCAAGTTTCCGACATAGCTGCCCTGGATCGTCACCGCCTTGATCGGGATCAGCGGCAGCGCCCAGGTCGCACCGCCGCCGAACAAGCCGACGATGACGAGCTTGCCGCCCTTGGTCAGGCAGTCGAAGCCGAGCTGCGTGGTCGCAGCGTTGCCGACGAGATCGATCACGGCGCGGATCGGTCCGCCCGCTTTCTTCGCGAGCTGCTCGAGCGCGTCAGGTGCCTTGGGATCGACGGTGGCGAGAGCGCCAGCCTTTTCCGCCGCTTCGCGCTTCCTGGCGTCGATGTCGACCATGATCGCGCCCTTGCCGCCCATCGCCTTCAAGAGCGACAGCGCCATCAGGCCGAGACCGCCGGCGCCGAACATCACGATCGGCGTGTCGAAATGCTGCTCGACCTTCTTCAGCGCGCTGTAGGTGGTCACGCCCGAGCACGCATAGGGCGCGGTCGTTGCGGGATCGAGGCCCTTGAGATTGAGCAGATAGCGCGGATGCGGCACCAGCATGTGGTCGGAATAGCCGCCGTCGCAATAGACGCCGAGCGAGCGCGGCGTCAGGCACATGTTCTCGTCGCCGGCAAGGCAGGTCGCGCATTTGCCGCAGCCGATCCAGGGATAGACGAGGCCGACATCGCCGAGCTTGAGGTCGCCCTGGTCGGTTGGCTTGACGTCGGGACCGAAGGCGAGGACTTCGCCGACGGTCTCGTGGCCCATGGTCAGCGGCAGATTGATGCCGCGATCCTTCAGCGACAGCGGCTTGCGGCCGTGGCCGAGATCGTAGCCGCCTTCCCAGATGTGGAGGTCGCTGTGGCAGACACCGGCGGCCTTCACCTTGATCAGCACCTGCGTGCCCGACGGCTGCGGCGTGGCTTCGTCGAACTCCTGCAGCGGCGCCTTGAAATCGGCAACCTTGAAACTCTTCATCGGCGTCCTCCCGCATACTTCTTGTTGTCCCGCCAGCATGCCATGGCAGGCCGGGCGAGACAAACCTGGACCTGTCTAGTTGACACCGGTGGACCGTGGCAAGCCGAGCACATGCAGGGCCGGATTGCTTGCCGCAGGACGATGTTCGTCAGCCACGCGCGGCGGTCTTGCCGGGCGGAATGGACGCGTCATCGGTGAGTCCGACCTCGCCGCGCAATTCGCGCGTGTGCTCGCCGAGCACGGCCATCGTCCTGCCCGGCGTGGTATCGGCGCCCGACATCCGGAACGGCAGATTGAGCACCTGGAACGAGCCGCCTTCGTCCTCGACGGGCGAGAGCGCCTGGCGGTGCGCGAGCTGCGGATCGGCCAGCGCCTCGGCCACGGTGCGATAGGCCGACGCCGGCACGCCGGCCGCGGCAAGCGCGGCGAGACAGGCCTCGGTCGACAGCTGCCGCGACCAGGCTTCGACACCGTCCATCAGGTCCGCCCAATTGCCGCGGCGCGCGCCATAGCTGGCGAAGCGGGCATCGGTGATCCATTCGGGACGGCCGATCACGCCCATCAGCAACTGGAACGTCTTCTCGCTGGCGATCGTGATCATGACATAGCCGTTCGCGGTCTCGGTCGGCCCGAACATCGGCCGCGGCGGCGGCTTGACCGCAAATTGCGAGCTCTGCAATTCGATCACCGTCAGGCTCAGCATCGACTCCAGCATGGAGACATCGATGTGCTGGCCCTGCCCGGTGACGGTGCGCTGATAGAGCGCAGAGGCAATCGCGCCGAAGCCATAGGTGCCGGTGACGACGTCGGCATGATAGATGCCGCAATAATCGGGGCGATTGCGGCCGGGCTGGTAGGCGAGATGCGCCATGTCGTAGCCGGAGGCCGCATGGATCACCGGCGCATAGGCCGGCAGCTCGGCCGACGGCCCGGTCTGGCCATAACCCGAGATCGAGCAATAGATCAGCCTCTCGTTGACCGGACGCAGGCTGTCGTAGTCGAGCCGCAGCCGGCGCATCACACCGGGGCGAAAATTCTCGACCAGGATGTCCGCGGTCGCGGCCAGCCGGCGCACCGCCTCCCTGCCGTCCTCGGATTTGAGGTCGAGCACGACGCTCTTCTTGCCGACATTGAGCTGGCCGAACACGGTGCTGCAGCCCTTGCGCAGCGGCGGCCGGGTCCGCATCGTCTCGCCGCCGTCGGTCTCGATCTTGATGACCTCCGCCCCCATGTCGGCGAGCATCCGCGCGCAATGCGGGCCGGCGATGGTGGTCGAAAAATCCAGGACCCTGAGGCCGGCGAACGCCTTTGTCGTCGTCCCCTCATGCTTATCTGCTAACTGCATGCTTGCCGCGTCCTCGCCTGTGTCCTTGGGTCGCTTAGGAACAACCAATGTTCTCTTTTGTTGGTGCGTCGACCCTAGAGGGCAGCGGCTGAGTAGGAAAGTCTTTACCGAACGGACGCGACTTGTAGGCGGGCTTGGGAATTCCGGGACAACTGGACCCGTTCTTGCATAGCAGCAAACGGGATCGGAAGAGGGCAGCTGTTCTTGAGGGTCTTGTTCGTCACGACAGAGATGGACGACTTCGTCCGCGTCGGCGGCCTTGGGGCCGTTTCCGCCGCCTTGCCCCGAGCGCTCCGCCCCTTTGCCGATATCCGGGTGATGCTGCCCGGCTACCGCGACATCATCGAACAACTCACGCATATTCAGATCGTTGGCCGCTGTCCGGCCTTCGCCGAGATGCCGGCCTGCTCGCTGGGACGGGCCGCGACCAAGGACGGCCTGCCGGTCTATGTGCTGTTGTGCTCACAACTCTACGACCGGCCCGGCAACCCCTATGGCGACGAGTCCGGGCGCGACTGGCCTGACAACGACATCCGCTTCGCGCGGTTTGCCTCGGCCGCCGCTGAGCTGGCCATGGGCAAGCTGGACAAGAATTGGGCAGCCGACCTGATCCATGCCAACGACTGGCAGGCGTCGCTGGTGCCGGCCTATCTCGCCTGGCGCGGCGCCAAGCTGCCGTCGATCTTGACCATCCACAACCTCGCCTATCAGGGCCTCTTCCCGAAGGACTCGCTGCGGCGGATCGGCGCACCGGAGAGTTCCTTCCACATCGACGGCGTCGAATTCTACGATCAGCTCTCCTTCCTGAAAGCGGGCCTGGTCTACGCCTCGCACCTCACCACGGTCAGCGGCACCTATGCGCGCGAGATCACCACGGAGGAATTCGGCTGCGGCCTCGAAGGCCTGCTGCGCGTCCGCTCGGACGCGTCCGAGCTCACCGGCATCCTCAACGGCATCGACGAGAGCTGGGACCCGCGCTATTGCGCCCAGCTCGCCCAGCAGTTCGGCGCCGGCGACTGGGTCGGCAAGAAGGCCAATGCGGATTATGTGCGCAAGCAGTTCGGCCTTGCGGTCTCGCGCGGACCGATGTTCGCGATCGTCGCGCGCCTCGTGCACCAGAAGGGCATCGACCTCGTGCTGTCGGCCGCCGACGAGATCGTCGATGCCGGCGGGCAGATCGTGGTCACCGGCTCCGGCGAACCGGCGCTCGAGCAGGCCTTGATCAACGCGCATCGCCGCCGTCCCGACGCTATCGGCGTCACCATCGGCTTCAACGACGCCCAGGCGCGCCGCATTTTTGCGGGCAGCGATTTCACCTTGATGCCGTCGCGGTTCGAGCCGTGCGGCCTCAGCCAGATGTACGCCCAGCGCTTCGGCTCGCTGCCGATCGGCCACCAGACCGGCGGCCTTGCCGAGACCATCTCCGACGGCGAGACCGGATTCCTGTTCTCAAGACCCTCGCACGAATCCTTCCTCGGCGGCGTCCGCAGGGCCTTCGAGGCCTTCATGGCCCATGACCAGCTCGACACCATGCGCCGCAGCGCCATGGGCCGGTCGTTCTCCTGGAGCATCTCGGCCGGCAGCTACAGCGCGTTGTACCGGAAGCTGGCGTCGGCGTGAGGCCGAGGCGTTGTGAGGCGCGACCGCGCTGCCCCATCCTCCGTCATTGCGAGCGCAGCGAAGCAATCCAGAGTCTTTCCGCGGAGAGATTCTGGATTGCTTCGCTGCGCTCGCAATGACGATGTGGATAGAATGCGCACCTCACTCTCCTCTCGTGCCCCGGACGCAGCGCAGCGCGTCGCCCTTTGCGACGTGGTGCGCTGCTGAGCCGGGGCCCGAGAGATTGGGCCTCAGCCCTTCCCGCGCTGATCCATCTGCGGCCGGCCGATCCAGGCGCGGTTGAGGCAGCGGATCATCCAGTCGGGCTGAGCCTCGCCCCGCAACCGCGCCTGCGCTTCCTGGTAGGGGCTGGCATAGCGCAGCCGGCCAGGCAGTTTCGGATAGACGCGCCGGATCCATCGCAGCGCGCGGTCGGCAGACCTGACGTCCCGTTCGTCGAGCGCAAGGGCGAAGCCGGCGCGCAGGTGCTCCGGCAGCATCCCGGCGGTGAGCGCACGATACCAGCGCGGCGGCCGCAACCACGGTCGCGCACCGCCAAGGATCTGCGCGGCGATCTCGCGCGCGGCCGGGCTGACGGTCAGCGTCTCCGACTGCGCCATTGCCGCGGTGTAGGCTGCAAAGCCAGCCCAGTCCGCCGGCAGATCATCGCCTGTCAGCCCGAATAGCGCGCCAAAGGTCCGGCTCTCCGTCCAGTAGCGCTCGCGCTCCTCGATCGAGAGCGGCGGCAGAACCAGATCGTGCGCCATCAGCGCGGACTCGGTCAGCGTGGCATGAACCCAGCGCAGCGACGGGATGTCGTTGGCGCAGTAGCGCGAGCCGGCCGCGAAGGGGCCGACGGTCTCGGGCATCTCGCCGACGATCATGGTGTGGCGCCGGTGCAGTTGCCGGGCCGACAGCAAGGCACGGTCGAGCGAGCCGAACACCATGGCGAAGACCACGTCGAAGGTGCGATGGAAGCGGCCGATCGGATCGGCAAGGGTCGTCGAGTGCTCGGCGATGGCGGCAGCGACCCAGGGATGCGCCAGTTGAAGCAGCAGCGCGCGGCCGGCACCGAGAAAGACGGCGGCCTCGCGGTCGATCCGCCAGGTCAGCGTGTCAGGACCGAACACGCCCGCAACCGGTCCCGCGGCGTCAGCACGGACCTTGTCGAGAGCCAATTCCAGATCGTTCGCGGACACCAATTGCAGGACCTTTCGAGGTCGAACCAAGGCCAACGATCCGCAAGGCCTGTGGCAATTCGATGAAGCGCGCGATCGCTTATACCCTATTCTGCAGCCATCGGCATCTCGTCCGTATGCTCGTGCAGCACCACGCCGGCGAGCGGATCGAATTCGCCGATCCACGGCTTGCGCGTGAGCACCGACTTCGTGTGAGCATAGCCGGCATGCCAGCGCCGCGTGATGCCGGACGGGCTGAAGTCCATGTCCTTGGTGTGGGTCTCGCGCTCGAGCTGCGGCGCCAGCAGCCGCACCACATGCATGCGGGTCGGACAGCCGTAGCTCATCAGCTCCATCACCGCGGGATCGTTGCGCTCGCTCTCGGGCAACCGCGCAGCAAGCTGATTGATGACGTGGCGCAGGCGATGGGCCTGCTGCTGGCGCACGATCTGGCTGGCGATGCGGCTGGAATATTGCACGTCCTTGTGCCGGTTCAGCACCTCCGCCATCGTGGTCGGCTCGGGACCGACGGGATTCCACAGATGCACGGAGAAGATCAGCGAATCCCTGCGCGGGTTGTCGTCGAACACCGCTTCGGTCGGCGTGTTCGACAGGATGCCGCCGTCCCAATAGAGTTCGCCGTCGATGCGCACGGCCGGGAAAGCCGGCGGCAGCGCGCCCGAGGCCATCACATGCTTCACCGTCAGCTCGCCGTCGCGGCTGTCGAAATAGCGCATCTCGCTGGTGCCGACATGGGCCGCACCGACCGTCAGTCGCGGCGCGCAGCGATTGGCGAGGTCGAAGTCGACGAGCTCGCGCAGCGTGGTCTCCAGCGGCGCGGTCGAATAGTAGCCGGCGTGATCGGCGCCCAGCGGATAGGAATCCCCGGCATGCGCCAGCGGATTGGGGCGGAAGAAACCCGCAATGCCGTGGGTCACGGTCGACCAATAGGCCAGCTTCTCGTTGAAACCGGGAAACGCGGCGCGCCAGTCCCAGACCGGCTGCTGCTCCATCCGCTTCCAGAATTCCCTCAAGCGCGCGAGCCGGTTCTGCGGCGCGTTGCCCGCAATAAGGCTGGCGTTGATGGCCCCGATCGAGGTACCGATGATCCAGTCCGGCTCGATGCCGGCCTCGTGGAGCGCCTGGTAGACCCCGGCCTGGTACGAGCCGAGCGCGCCGCCGCCCTGAAGCACGAGAACGACCTGACCCGGCAGGTCCATACTCTTTCGTTGCGGGTTGTCCTGCATGCCGTTCATGTCTCGCTCCTGTCGAGCCTATGGTTATCATTCGCCCGGCGTAAGGAAATTGTTACGTCCTGCCGTTGTCGGCGATAGTCGGGCCTTTTGGAAATGCCGGCTGGCTTCCGAAACCATACGCGCGTGCTATAGCAGCCAGCATATCATTCCCCGCCCCGATCGGTTAGATTTCCGGCCGATCTCGCTGGGAGCCGATCCATGGAAATGCACCAGGTCCGCTATTTCCTCGCGGTTGCGCAGCTGTTGAATTTCACGCGCGCCGCCGAGGAGTGCAACGTCACGCAACCCTCGCTGACGCGCGCGATCAAGCAGCTCGAGGCCGAACTCGGCGGCGATCTGTTCCGCCGCGAACGGCCGGCGGCACAACTGACCGAGCTCGGCCAGCGCATGCATCCGCTGCTCAAGCAGTGCTACGACGCAGCGGCCGGCGCGCGCTCGCTCGCCTCTTCATTCAAGGGCGGCGAAATCGGCGCGCTCCGCATCGCGCTCACGCATTCGATCGACCTCGCGCTTCTGATTCCGCATCTCAACGAGATCAAACGGCAGTTCAACCGGCTCGAACTCCGCTTCCTGCGCGGCTCGAGCCGCGAGGTCGCCGAGTTCCTGAAGAAAGGCGAAGCCGAGCTTGGCATCGCCGCCGAGATCGACGAGTCCTGGGAACGGCTCGACGTGTGGCCGCTGTTCACGGAGGGTTTCGAGCTCGTCGTCAGCAGCGGACACCGGCTGGCCGGCCGCAGCAACGTCGAACTCGACGATCTGCGCGCGGAGCAGTTGCTGGGGCGGACGTTCTGCGAGCACTCCAGCCGCATCGCTGCAAGCCTGCGCGAGCACGGCATCGAGCATGGACATGAGATTTCGAGCGAGCGCGATCTGATCGAGCTGGTCGAAGCCGACGTCGGCGTCGCCATGGTGCCACATACCTCGCAGGTGCCGGAGAGCCTCAAACGCGCCGCTGTCACCGGGCTCGATGCGCGCCGCACCGTCAGTCTTTACGGCGTGGCCGGCCGGCAGCGAACGGCCGTTGCCAATGCGGTGATGCGGATGTTGCGCGGCGCGGACTGGCGGCAGATTGCTGGGTAGCTGCGACAACTATCGCTGCTGCTCTTCTCCTTCTCCCCTTGTGGGAGAAGGTGGCGCGAAGCGCCGGATGAGGGGTTTGCATCCGCGCACTCGACGCGAAATATTCACTCGTGGAGAGAGAGACCCCTCACCCGTCTCGCCGCTACGCGGCGAGACACCCTCTCCCACAAGGGAGAGGGAAAGACTGTTCGGCGCTATTGATCGACGCCCGCATCTTCCAGCGCTGCGAGCAGATCGTCGATCTCCATGCGCTTGCGGAAATCGGGGTCGACAAAGCGGGCCTTCACGATCCCGTCGCGACCGACGACGAACACGGCCGGGATCGGCAGCATCCAGCCGTCATTGCCGTGGAATTTCGCCATGTCCTGATAAGACAGGAGGCTCTGGATTTCGGCGCCGAGCCAGATCGCGAGATTGAGCGACAGCGCATAGCCGTTGTCGAGATCGGTCAGGACCGGAAATGGCGCGCCGGATTCGGCCTTGAGCTGCCGCGCATATTCCTGCGTCTCCGGCATGATCGCGACGACGCGCGCGCCCATGGCCTCGATGCGGCCCAGCGCCTGGACGACCGCGCGGACGTTGAGCCGGCAATAGGGGCACCAATGGCCACGGAAGAACATCACCGCGACCGGGCCGCTCTCCAGCAGCGCAGTCAGCGTGACGAGACGCCCGCTGTCGTCCGGCAGCATGAATGGCGGCATCGCATCGCCCGGGCGCGGCGCGGTCTCGCCTCCGCCGTTTCCGCCCAATCGCGTCACCAGGCGGTCGACCGCCTCGCCATAGGCCGGGAAGACCTCGCGGCTGGCATCGGCATAGGCGCGGAGCTGTTCGTTCAGCGTGCCGTCCATGTCGCGGCAGCGCAGGAAGGCAGATCTGAGCCGCTCGGCGTCGGCTGGCAAGAGAGACGTCATCTTCCGCTCCGGCGTTCGTGAGATGAATATTAGTTTCCTGGTTCGGCCGCCCGCAAGGGGGCGGCCGTAATGCCTGGACCGGTTCAGTTCACGTAGAAATTGCCGGTCGGATCCAGCCGACCCGAGGTCGAGTACAGCGTGCCGTTGTCCATGAAGAAGACGGTGTTCTCCGGCACCTTCTTCGCGTTCTTCATCATGGCCTCGTGGTTCTTCTCGGCAGGGGCCAT
This is a stretch of genomic DNA from Bradyrhizobium sp. CB2312. It encodes these proteins:
- a CDS encoding LysR family transcriptional regulator; this translates as MEMHQVRYFLAVAQLLNFTRAAEECNVTQPSLTRAIKQLEAELGGDLFRRERPAAQLTELGQRMHPLLKQCYDAAAGARSLASSFKGGEIGALRIALTHSIDLALLIPHLNEIKRQFNRLELRFLRGSSREVAEFLKKGEAELGIAAEIDESWERLDVWPLFTEGFELVVSSGHRLAGRSNVELDDLRAEQLLGRTFCEHSSRIAASLREHGIEHGHEISSERDLIELVEADVGVAMVPHTSQVPESLKRAAVTGLDARRTVSLYGVAGRQRTAVANAVMRMLRGADWRQIAG
- a CDS encoding peroxiredoxin-like family protein, with the protein product MTSLLPADAERLRSAFLRCRDMDGTLNEQLRAYADASREVFPAYGEAVDRLVTRLGGNGGGETAPRPGDAMPPFMLPDDSGRLVTLTALLESGPVAVMFFRGHWCPYCRLNVRAVVQALGRIEAMGARVVAIMPETQEYARQLKAESGAPFPVLTDLDNGYALSLNLAIWLGAEIQSLLSYQDMAKFHGNDGWMLPIPAVFVVGRDGIVKARFVDPDFRKRMEIDDLLAALEDAGVDQ
- a CDS encoding oxygenase MpaB family protein, producing MVSANDLELALDKVRADAAGPVAGVFGPDTLTWRIDREAAVFLGAGRALLLQLAHPWVAAAIAEHSTTLADPIGRFHRTFDVVFAMVFGSLDRALLSARQLHRRHTMIVGEMPETVGPFAAGSRYCANDIPSLRWVHATLTESALMAHDLVLPPLSIEERERYWTESRTFGALFGLTGDDLPADWAGFAAYTAAMAQSETLTVSPAAREIAAQILGGARPWLRPPRWYRALTAGMLPEHLRAGFALALDERDVRSADRALRWIRRVYPKLPGRLRYASPYQEAQARLRGEAQPDWMIRCLNRAWIGRPQMDQRGKG
- a CDS encoding patatin-like phospholipase family protein, with the protein product MNGMQDNPQRKSMDLPGQVVLVLQGGGALGSYQAGVYQALHEAGIEPDWIIGTSIGAINASLIAGNAPQNRLARLREFWKRMEQQPVWDWRAAFPGFNEKLAYWSTVTHGIAGFFRPNPLAHAGDSYPLGADHAGYYSTAPLETTLRELVDFDLANRCAPRLTVGAAHVGTSEMRYFDSRDGELTVKHVMASGALPPAFPAVRIDGELYWDGGILSNTPTEAVFDDNPRRDSLIFSVHLWNPVGPEPTTMAEVLNRHKDVQYSSRIASQIVRQQQAHRLRHVINQLAARLPESERNDPAVMELMSYGCPTRMHVVRLLAPQLERETHTKDMDFSPSGITRRWHAGYAHTKSVLTRKPWIGEFDPLAGVVLHEHTDEMPMAAE